A region of uncultured Draconibacterium sp. DNA encodes the following proteins:
- a CDS encoding alpha-N-arabinofuranosidase, with amino-acid sequence MKLTVAVLLVLTTNVLFGQTKITLYADQAETKINKEIYGHFAEHLGRCIYGGIFVGEDSEIPNTRGFRDDVTGALIDMKIPVLRWPGGCFADTYNWRDGIGPREERPSMVNVHWGNVTEDNSFGTHEFLDFCDLINAEPYINVNVGSGTVREASEWIEYVTSSNISPMTDLRKKNGREEPWEVKYWGIGNENWGCGGNMTAEYYADVYKHFATYSRGADYKIACGASDVDYDWTEVLMKKMQDKRNLMQGLSLHYYTITHNWTVKGSATDFDEKEWFTTLSKTLFMDELIQKHSTIMDKYDPKKRVGLIVDEWGNWFDVEPGTNPGFLYQQSTMRDALVAGINLNIFNNHADRVKMSNIAQTINVLQSVILTKDDEMVLTPTYYVFKMYSVHQDATLIPANLKTDKYEMDGESVPAVNASASTKDGVISITLCNLNPNESENVELSLPGSEISTSNAQIITSKSINDFNDFGKNETVSLKEFNVPKPKDGKLTFELPAKSVVLVQLK; translated from the coding sequence ATGAAATTAACAGTGGCCGTTTTGTTAGTGCTTACAACTAATGTACTTTTTGGCCAAACCAAAATTACCTTGTATGCTGATCAGGCTGAAACAAAAATCAATAAGGAAATATACGGGCATTTTGCTGAGCACCTGGGCCGGTGTATTTATGGCGGTATATTTGTTGGCGAAGACTCAGAAATTCCTAACACCCGTGGTTTTAGGGATGATGTTACCGGTGCGCTAATTGACATGAAAATACCTGTGTTACGTTGGCCGGGAGGTTGTTTTGCCGATACCTACAACTGGAGAGACGGAATTGGGCCACGTGAAGAACGCCCATCAATGGTAAATGTACATTGGGGTAATGTTACCGAAGACAACAGCTTTGGAACACACGAATTTCTCGATTTTTGTGATTTGATAAATGCCGAACCATACATAAATGTAAATGTTGGATCGGGAACCGTTCGCGAAGCTTCGGAATGGATTGAATACGTAACATCGTCGAACATTAGCCCGATGACCGATTTAAGAAAGAAAAACGGACGCGAAGAACCTTGGGAGGTTAAGTACTGGGGAATTGGAAACGAAAACTGGGGCTGTGGTGGTAATATGACTGCTGAGTATTATGCCGATGTTTACAAACACTTCGCTACCTATAGCCGTGGAGCTGATTATAAAATTGCTTGTGGTGCCAGCGATGTAGACTATGACTGGACCGAGGTTTTAATGAAAAAAATGCAGGATAAACGCAACCTTATGCAAGGATTATCATTGCACTATTATACCATTACACATAACTGGACAGTGAAAGGTTCGGCAACTGATTTTGATGAAAAAGAATGGTTTACCACACTCAGCAAAACCTTGTTTATGGATGAATTGATCCAAAAACACTCAACAATTATGGATAAATACGATCCGAAGAAACGTGTTGGGTTAATTGTTGATGAATGGGGAAACTGGTTTGATGTGGAGCCCGGAACCAATCCAGGATTTCTTTATCAGCAAAGTACCATGCGCGATGCATTGGTTGCCGGTATAAACCTCAATATTTTTAATAATCATGCCGATCGTGTTAAAATGTCGAACATTGCACAAACCATTAACGTGCTGCAATCGGTTATTTTAACCAAAGACGACGAAATGGTGTTAACACCAACGTACTATGTCTTCAAAATGTATAGTGTACACCAGGATGCGACATTAATACCTGCTAACCTTAAAACCGATAAGTACGAAATGGACGGGGAGTCGGTTCCGGCTGTAAATGCCTCAGCATCTACCAAAGATGGAGTTATTTCGATTACACTGTGTAATCTTAATCCTAACGAGAGCGAAAATGTTGAATTATCGCTGCCTGGAAGCGAAATATCAACCTCGAATGCACAGATTATTACTTCTAAGAGTATAAACGATTTTAATGATTTTGGTAAAAATGAAACCGTTAGCCTTAAGGAGTTTAACGTGCCAAAACCAAAAGACGGAAAACTTACTTTTGAGTTACCTGCAAAATCAGTTGTGCTTGTTCAGCTGAAATAA
- a CDS encoding glycosyl hydrolase family 8 produces the protein MGRTRCFFIALLLLLPATKMFGQQQEKKQGAYYTGEYRNFFAEAGYAQKDIDEKLEKAYHDLFEGPNRIYFEVEDSLAYVSDIKNKDARTEGLSYGLMVAVQFDKKEVFDKLWRWTKKYMQHQSGALEGYFAWSVNPETNRQNSGGSASDGELYFVTSLLFASNLWGNDTGIDYYAEARRILDAMWEKDGSNRVNHIINVEHKQISFVPEGDGYNWTDPSYHVPAFMEVWADFANDGHEQFYRDCADTSRAFLHRACHPETGLNYDYANFDGSKHDARWMPQAFRYDSWRVPMNITMDYIWFGKDKNWQEDYAARFQGFLRSEGINDFVDQYNPDGTKPEWILQAGGFRKLRHSLGLISTSATLSMVDDVDPEFDFVHKLWNAKLEPYEDGYFDPYYDGLLYLFSLMHLSGNYQAILPGQHP, from the coding sequence ATGGGAAGGACACGCTGTTTCTTCATCGCATTGTTGCTACTGTTGCCGGCGACCAAGATGTTCGGACAGCAGCAAGAAAAAAAACAAGGAGCCTATTATACCGGGGAGTATCGAAACTTTTTTGCCGAAGCCGGGTATGCTCAGAAAGATATTGATGAGAAATTGGAAAAAGCGTATCACGATCTGTTTGAAGGGCCCAATCGTATTTATTTCGAGGTTGAAGATTCGTTGGCTTACGTTTCGGATATTAAAAACAAAGATGCACGAACCGAAGGGCTTTCGTATGGTTTAATGGTGGCTGTTCAGTTTGATAAAAAGGAAGTATTTGATAAACTTTGGCGATGGACCAAAAAGTATATGCAGCATCAGTCAGGGGCCCTCGAAGGCTATTTTGCGTGGAGCGTTAACCCGGAAACCAACCGACAGAACTCGGGAGGTTCAGCTTCGGATGGCGAGCTGTATTTTGTAACGTCATTGTTGTTTGCATCCAACCTTTGGGGCAACGATACCGGAATTGACTATTACGCCGAAGCACGCCGTATTTTAGATGCCATGTGGGAAAAGGATGGCTCCAACAGAGTAAACCACATTATCAACGTCGAGCACAAGCAAATAAGTTTTGTTCCCGAAGGTGATGGCTACAACTGGACAGATCCATCGTATCATGTGCCGGCATTTATGGAAGTATGGGCCGATTTTGCCAACGATGGACACGAGCAGTTTTACCGCGATTGTGCTGATACTTCACGGGCTTTTCTGCACCGGGCCTGCCATCCTGAAACCGGATTGAATTACGATTATGCTAATTTTGATGGCTCGAAACACGATGCCCGCTGGATGCCACAGGCGTTTCGTTACGACTCGTGGCGGGTACCCATGAATATTACCATGGATTATATTTGGTTTGGTAAAGACAAAAACTGGCAGGAGGATTATGCCGCCCGGTTCCAGGGCTTTCTGCGATCGGAGGGAATTAACGACTTTGTCGATCAGTACAACCCCGATGGCACAAAACCGGAGTGGATACTTCAGGCAGGTGGTTTCAGAAAATTACGTCATTCGTTGGGATTAATATCTACTTCGGCAACACTTTCGATGGTTGACGATGTTGATCCTGAATTTGACTTTGTACATAAACTTTGGAACGCAAAACTGGAACCGTACGAAGATGGTTACTTTGACCCTTATTACGATGGTTTGCTGTACCTGTTTAGCTTAATGCACCTGAGTGGAAATTATCAGGCAATTTTACCCGGTCAGCACCCATAA
- a CDS encoding two-component regulator propeller domain-containing protein — protein sequence MNTGKYYFFQLVFIFLTCVSGVSTAKNSQQFYNLNEDYGISIRETNQVCEDNDGFIWISSKVGIVRYSRDDIRTYQLPYDTEDIITVRMEYTNGKLYVYTSNGQLFIYNDIQDRFELITNLAKQVEDPHVVVNKMLVDSAETIWEASTSGLLRYNKNEGLSSYFDNQNIHFLEWLDDYRFFYGTERHIGIFNINTLSSEVYYSLPEDLNMFFSYIEFDRKENTLWLGTLSDGLYCLRKGNAGAELTAVENIPNQPVQAICPISTSTLLIGVDGQGVWEMDKRTQEILAVYKDDADNPNSLKGNGVYDIFCDRNNRVWICTYSGGVSFFDQASSSVVTKVSHMANNVNSLINNDVNSILEDRNGNLWFATNNGVSYWNTKTNKWKSFYHNKEQHAQVFLALCQDSFGRIWAGSYSSGIYILDGNTGKELRHLSHENTQGDFAGDFVFNIIEDQQGDMWIGGVRGDLIRYNYNTDTYTSYADYTIYIIAEYGPDKLLMGTTYGLLLFDKSTGSHEVLVEGFVVSDLYISEDMVWIGTNGNGVIRYNLTNKSTQYYTIDNGLPSNFVNSIDYANGYYWIGTELGLCRLSEADQTILTFNSLLYLSNVSFNQDAHCILKNGDLVLGSNKGALMFDPNDLKLTPEEGRIFVQDISVSGRSIRDIEDLKPEVPLNELKEISLKYFQNTISLELIPLGVTSPGAKFSWKISGLDQEWSKPVDNRVLSYSNIPYGTYTIQLRMVDNSITGVIAEREIKVKIVPPFWKTSWFILLVIFFAAGLGIFGVYFYIDRLKKKHSEEKIRFFANTAHDIRTSLTLVNGPIEELNKESGLSDKGSNYLHLATEQVHRLSTVVTQLLDFQKVDIGRERVAYDFVDIVKTIKDRVMMFEAYAKSRGIDLVFKANCVKFETSVDERMMQKVIDNLISNAIKYSNPDSRVNIELRCAATKWTLEVQDHGIGITKKAQKMLFREYYRGENAINSKIVGSGIGLLLVKNYVSLHGGRVTCYSQSGVGSTFLVTIPFIAKENVVRKKEAVAQSVEKDVLKSSVINPVTEKQLADKRGNKMTVLIVEDHDYLREFLQSAMQDLFNIYLAEDGEEAWEIVQKQSPDLIVSDIMMPKMDGFELCEKVKSNFLTAHIPVILLTALAGKAQQIRGLGLGADDYLTKPFDVTLLQQRIKSILKNREIIRNKAMKMTSESKEPVILENELNDKFLKRMIAVVNDNISNPQFSKNEFAAIMNVSPSLLYKKIKSLTDQSPIEFIRTIRLNHAYDLLSSQKHSITEVSELCGFSSVGYFSTVFRKHFGKSPTRVLE from the coding sequence ATGAATACCGGAAAATATTATTTTTTTCAGCTTGTTTTCATTTTCCTAACTTGTGTATCGGGTGTCAGCACAGCTAAGAATTCGCAACAGTTTTACAACCTGAACGAAGACTACGGTATTTCAATTCGCGAAACCAATCAGGTTTGTGAAGATAATGATGGTTTTATCTGGATTTCTTCAAAAGTTGGTATAGTGCGCTATTCCCGAGATGATATTAGAACCTACCAACTACCTTACGACACCGAAGACATTATCACTGTTCGGATGGAATACACCAATGGGAAATTATACGTATATACCAGTAACGGGCAGTTATTCATATACAACGATATTCAGGATCGGTTTGAGCTGATAACCAACCTCGCCAAACAAGTGGAAGATCCTCATGTAGTGGTGAATAAAATGCTGGTTGATTCTGCAGAAACAATCTGGGAAGCCAGTACTTCAGGATTATTGAGGTACAATAAAAATGAAGGTCTGAGTAGCTATTTCGATAACCAGAACATTCATTTTTTGGAGTGGTTAGATGATTATCGTTTTTTTTATGGAACGGAAAGACATATAGGGATTTTTAATATTAATACCCTAAGTTCTGAAGTGTATTACAGTTTGCCTGAAGACCTGAACATGTTTTTTTCATACATTGAGTTCGACCGAAAAGAAAATACCTTGTGGTTAGGAACATTAAGCGATGGTTTATATTGCCTGAGAAAAGGGAATGCCGGAGCTGAATTGACTGCTGTAGAAAATATTCCCAATCAACCGGTTCAGGCAATTTGTCCTATTTCTACATCAACGTTGCTGATTGGTGTTGACGGACAGGGTGTTTGGGAAATGGATAAGCGCACACAAGAAATACTAGCCGTTTATAAAGATGATGCGGATAATCCGAATTCCTTAAAGGGTAATGGGGTTTATGATATCTTTTGCGATCGGAATAACAGGGTATGGATTTGCACCTATAGTGGGGGCGTTTCCTTTTTTGATCAGGCAAGTAGTTCTGTTGTTACGAAGGTATCGCATATGGCCAATAACGTAAATTCGTTAATAAATAATGATGTCAACAGTATACTCGAAGACCGGAACGGGAATCTTTGGTTTGCCACCAATAATGGCGTAAGCTATTGGAATACAAAAACCAACAAGTGGAAATCATTCTACCATAATAAGGAACAGCACGCCCAGGTTTTTCTGGCGCTTTGCCAGGATTCGTTTGGAAGAATATGGGCCGGTTCTTATTCATCGGGTATTTATATTCTGGATGGAAATACCGGGAAAGAACTAAGGCATTTAAGCCATGAAAATACTCAGGGCGATTTTGCAGGCGATTTTGTGTTTAATATAATTGAAGATCAGCAGGGAGATATGTGGATTGGTGGAGTACGGGGAGATTTAATCCGTTACAATTACAACACCGACACCTATACCTCGTATGCGGATTATACGATTTACATTATTGCTGAATACGGACCTGATAAACTATTAATGGGAACAACGTACGGCTTGTTACTTTTTGATAAAAGTACAGGTAGTCATGAAGTACTCGTCGAAGGTTTTGTTGTTTCTGATCTGTATATCTCCGAAGATATGGTTTGGATTGGAACCAATGGTAATGGCGTAATCCGATACAATTTAACCAATAAATCAACACAATATTATACAATAGACAATGGACTCCCTAGTAATTTTGTAAATAGCATTGATTACGCAAATGGTTATTACTGGATAGGTACGGAGTTGGGCTTATGCCGGTTGAGTGAAGCTGACCAGACGATATTAACTTTTAACTCCTTGTTATACCTTAGCAATGTTTCTTTTAACCAGGATGCACATTGTATCTTAAAAAATGGCGATTTGGTTTTGGGCTCCAATAAAGGTGCTTTGATGTTCGATCCTAATGATTTGAAGCTTACCCCGGAAGAAGGCCGTATCTTTGTTCAGGATATTTCCGTTTCAGGACGATCAATACGCGATATTGAAGATCTGAAACCGGAAGTCCCTCTTAATGAACTAAAAGAAATTAGCCTCAAATATTTTCAAAACACAATAAGTTTAGAACTTATACCTCTTGGAGTTACTTCTCCCGGAGCGAAGTTCTCATGGAAGATTAGTGGTTTGGATCAGGAATGGAGCAAGCCGGTAGATAACCGGGTTTTATCATACTCAAATATTCCGTACGGAACCTATACTATTCAATTACGAATGGTCGATAACTCTATAACAGGTGTAATTGCCGAGCGTGAGATAAAAGTGAAAATCGTTCCTCCGTTCTGGAAAACAAGCTGGTTTATACTGCTGGTTATCTTCTTTGCTGCAGGTTTGGGTATTTTTGGTGTTTATTTTTACATCGACAGGTTAAAGAAAAAGCACTCGGAAGAGAAGATCAGGTTCTTTGCCAATACAGCACACGATATTCGTACTTCCTTAACCCTGGTTAACGGGCCAATTGAAGAACTGAATAAGGAGTCAGGATTAAGCGATAAAGGTTCAAATTATCTTCATCTGGCTACCGAACAGGTTCATCGCTTGTCAACGGTGGTAACTCAATTGCTCGATTTTCAGAAAGTAGATATCGGGAGGGAGAGAGTGGCCTATGACTTTGTTGATATTGTTAAAACAATAAAAGACCGGGTGATGATGTTTGAGGCATATGCCAAAAGCAGAGGTATTGATCTGGTTTTTAAGGCTAATTGCGTAAAATTCGAAACTTCTGTTGATGAACGAATGATGCAGAAAGTAATCGATAATCTTATTTCTAACGCCATAAAGTATTCAAATCCGGATTCACGTGTAAATATCGAGCTCCGATGTGCAGCAACAAAATGGACCCTTGAAGTTCAGGATCATGGAATCGGAATTACCAAAAAGGCTCAGAAAATGTTGTTCAGGGAATATTACCGTGGCGAAAATGCGATCAATTCAAAAATAGTTGGCTCGGGTATCGGTTTACTACTGGTGAAAAATTATGTCTCCTTACATGGCGGTAGAGTTACTTGTTACAGTCAGTCTGGTGTTGGATCCACCTTTTTAGTAACCATCCCGTTTATTGCCAAAGAAAATGTGGTAAGAAAAAAGGAAGCGGTTGCTCAATCGGTTGAAAAAGATGTTCTGAAATCATCAGTGATTAACCCTGTAACTGAAAAGCAGTTGGCTGATAAAAGAGGGAATAAAATGACTGTATTAATTGTTGAAGATCACGATTACCTGAGAGAATTTCTTCAATCGGCCATGCAGGACCTTTTTAATATTTACCTGGCAGAAGATGGAGAGGAGGCCTGGGAAATTGTACAAAAGCAAAGCCCTGATCTGATTGTTTCTGACATTATGATGCCGAAAATGGACGGCTTTGAATTGTGCGAAAAAGTGAAATCAAATTTCCTGACTGCGCATATCCCCGTTATTCTTTTAACGGCACTGGCCGGAAAAGCACAACAAATACGCGGACTAGGACTTGGAGCCGATGATTATTTGACTAAACCATTTGACGTTACTTTACTTCAGCAACGAATAAAATCAATTCTTAAAAACCGCGAAATTATCAGAAACAAGGCCATGAAAATGACCAGTGAAAGTAAAGAACCCGTTATTTTGGAAAATGAACTTAATGATAAGTTTCTAAAACGAATGATAGCGGTGGTGAATGATAATATTAGTAATCCTCAATTTTCTAAAAATGAATTTGCTGCCATAATGAATGTTAGTCCTTCGTTGCTCTATAAAAAAATAAAGTCATTAACCGACCAGTCACCAATCGAATTTATAAGGACCATAAGGCTAAACCATGCTTATGATTTATTATCTTCCCAAAAACACTCAATTACAGAAGTGAGTGAGTTATGTGGATTTAGCAGTGTAGGCTATTTTAGTACCGTCTTTAGAAAGCATTTCGGTAAATCTCCGACACGTGTCCTTGAATAA